Within Wyeomyia smithii strain HCP4-BCI-WySm-NY-G18 chromosome 2, ASM2978416v1, whole genome shotgun sequence, the genomic segment TTCCTACGAGGGTGTTATCTGTAAGGTAGGAAACGATGCGATTGATGTCTTTCTGGTTCAGGATTTTATTCTCGGAACCAGTCTGTTCACCATTACTGGTTCACTTGGATGGGGCGCCGAAGGAGCCAGCATGGTGGCCAAAGGGATACTGGAGGCGCTTATATATCTGCATAACAACGGAGTCTCACATGACAATCTATCTGATTCAACCGTGTTTTTAGATAATTCCGGTTGTATTCGAGTAGCAGACTTCAAACTAATTCCCTTTATACAGGAGTTGATAACGGGTCAACAATGCATCCGAGGTGATCTTCCATCGCTTGGCACTCTCGTTGAATCACTGTCTAACGCTCACTCCGAGATGAAGGATTTCATCGATCGCTGTAAATCAGAGCGAACCATATCGGCGTCCGATCTTCTGGAACACCCCTTTCTTCGACCAATCCTTTTCCAAGATGTTCCGCGAGATACCAAGCGACATCAGATGGATAACGATCAACCGCAACCGGAAAAGTCCCACCATTCGATGATTCCGGCCTACATGAACACTTCAATCACCGGAGAGAAATCACGACTCCATACGGAATTTGAAGTTCTATCCCACATCGGTAAAGGTGCTTATGGTGATGTGCTCAAGGTTCGTAACATCTTAGACAACCGACAGTACGCGATCAAGCGTATTTTGTTACCCGCACGGAGTAAACAATTCTATAAAAAGATGACACGCGAAGTAGAGCTCCTATCTAGGTTAAACCACGAAAACGTGGTTCGTTACTACAACAGCTGGGTGGAAACAGTAAGTCCGGAAGACGAGCCCCATCAGGGTGTGGAATCGAGCTGTGACTGGTCGCTAAGCACCGGAAGCACACACCAACGGGTTGCAACGGCCAAGACACTTAAGAAGAACAGCGAGAAGAACTCCGATTGGGTGTTCGATTGTATGGTGATCGACTCGAGCAGcagcgatgatgacgatgacaGCAGTTCCGATGGGATAGAGTTTGTGGATTCCAACGGAGAGGTGGCAACCTACGGAAGTTTTAGCGATGGGGCAGTTGCGGAGAAAGAGAGGGAAAAGCCCTGCGGGACACCGGCCTTTCCGATGGAGATACTGTATATGTACATTCAGATGGAGTTTTGTGAGAAGAGCACTTTGAGGTGAGTGTGAGTTGTATGCTCTAATGATATATTTCCTACATTTTATGTAAAATCTGTTTGATGATAACGGTTAATCGTTATCATTGTTTTGCAGAACCGCCATCGATTCCGACCTGTACTTAGATGTTGATCGAGTTTGGCGTCTGTTTCGGGAGATCGCAGAGGGCCTCAGTCACATCCACCAGCAGGGCATGATCCACCGTGATCTCAAACCAGTAAACGTTTTTCTCGACTCCCGCGATCAAGTTAAAATCGGAGACTTTGGACTCGCAACAACCAGTATTCTAGCGCTCCAGAATCAACAACAAGGTATTGTTTTGTAATGACCAATGTTGTtccgttatatattaaatttccATCCTTACAGAGCACGCCGTCCACAGCCATCAAATGAAATCCTTGGACATGGGCAACTCACTGACGGGCAAAGTAGGCACCGCGTTGTACGTGGCCCCCGAGCTGACTGGGAATGCCTCAAAATCCACCTACAACCAAAAGGTTGATCTGTACTCTCTGGGTATAATACTATTCGAGATGAGCACCCGTCCACTCGAAACCGGTATGGAGCGAGTGAAAACTTTGATGGATCTCCGATCCGACTCGATTCGCTTCCCGGAATCCATTCTTGCCGACAGTAAATATTCTCAGCAGGTGCAAGTCATCCGGTGGCTGCTCAACCATGACCCCAGTAAAAGGCCGACAGCAGAAGAGTTGCTATCATCCGAACTAGTTCCACCCACGCGCCTAGAAGCCGGTGAAATTCAAGATGTCGTCCGCCATATACTCTCCAATCCACAATCCCGCCACTACAAGCACCTAATCGCTCGCTGTTTTGCCCAGGAAAGTGATGCCATCTGCGAGCTAAGCTACCATCTTGATATGGTCCCGATAATCCCACGTTTCGACTACATAAAAGCAAAAATCGTTCAACTTTTTCGTAAACACGGAGCGATCGAAGTCGTCACTCCACTGCTAACACCTTACACCCGATCAACGGCACGTAACAACTCGGTCAAACTGTTAACCCACTCAGGTAGTATCGTGTCACTACCAGACGATCTGCGGATACCATTCATGCGTCACGTTGCTCTGAATGGAATCAAATTCATCCGAAGATATTCCATCGGTAGAGTCTATCGAGAGAAGAAAGTATTCAACTTTCATCCGAAACAGGTATACGAGTGTGCATTCGACATCATCACTCCGAACCGAGGTAATCTGATTGTCGATGCAGAACTCATTTTCATAGCTAACGATATCATGCGGGAGCTGAATATGCTCGATCAGCAACGAAACGTGTTCTTCCGCATCAACCATATTAGTTTATTGCGATCGATTCTCCTATACTGTAATGTTCCTAAAGATAAGTACAAAGAATTGTTCGAAATCATCTTGGAATTCCTGGACGGTAAAATCTCCAAGTTCCAGCTGGTGGCTTCGGTGAACAGTCAAATAACGCAGTTAGGAGTCAAAATCAACACTCCTTACTTGTGCGATGCACTTCAGATAGAACTTCCACTGCAGCAGGTCAGTGGAACTATACTGAAAACACTGATCAGAGGTAAGGGAGAGGCAGCTATGCTGGCCAAAGTGGCCATCAGGGAACTGGAAACGGTCGTTTCCCTCGCTCAAGGTATGGGAGTACAATGTCCGATAACCGTTTGCCCGGGACTGCCGATCAACTATGAGCGAGCAAAGAGCGGAGGCATAGTATGGCAGCTAATTGGTGCTCTAAAGGCGAA encodes:
- the LOC129724361 gene encoding eIF-2-alpha kinase GCN2; the protein is MATCNNSASKKETFRERQETELEVIRSIYECQVEDLRPPEGKWRPLEVRLHLTPQKGSAREAYVKTDLHISCQKNYPKYPPKIELENTVGLSVGLVNELLEQLRQQADELKGEVMIYELAGTVESFLHRHNVPPKGSFYDEMLANRQRLARDRQNTLKAEEDQRRQVVQDELQKRKKELERTRKESRHSISEVSPLHRNTSSSENSDGSNFKGLSNFCLEHRRSETLFFRDGRKIVKGSCLGHSQRGCIAYSGIDAQTGQLLYLTEWNIDFNEDGKTVCGKSADEIVAEIEKQVACLTPLKHKNIISYEGVICKVGNDAIDVFLVQDFILGTSLFTITGSLGWGAEGASMVAKGILEALIYLHNNGVSHDNLSDSTVFLDNSGCIRVADFKLIPFIQELITGQQCIRGDLPSLGTLVESLSNAHSEMKDFIDRCKSERTISASDLLEHPFLRPILFQDVPRDTKRHQMDNDQPQPEKSHHSMIPAYMNTSITGEKSRLHTEFEVLSHIGKGAYGDVLKVRNILDNRQYAIKRILLPARSKQFYKKMTREVELLSRLNHENVVRYYNSWVETVSPEDEPHQGVESSCDWSLSTGSTHQRVATAKTLKKNSEKNSDWVFDCMVIDSSSSDDDDDSSSDGIEFVDSNGEVATYGSFSDGAVAEKEREKPCGTPAFPMEILYMYIQMEFCEKSTLRTAIDSDLYLDVDRVWRLFREIAEGLSHIHQQGMIHRDLKPVNVFLDSRDQVKIGDFGLATTSILALQNQQQEHAVHSHQMKSLDMGNSLTGKVGTALYVAPELTGNASKSTYNQKVDLYSLGIILFEMSTRPLETGMERVKTLMDLRSDSIRFPESILADSKYSQQVQVIRWLLNHDPSKRPTAEELLSSELVPPTRLEAGEIQDVVRHILSNPQSRHYKHLIARCFAQESDAICELSYHLDMVPIIPRFDYIKAKIVQLFRKHGAIEVVTPLLTPYTRSTARNNSVKLLTHSGSIVSLPDDLRIPFMRHVALNGIKFIRRYSIGRVYREKKVFNFHPKQVYECAFDIITPNRGNLIVDAELIFIANDIMRELNMLDQQRNVFFRINHISLLRSILLYCNVPKDKYKELFEIILEFLDGKISKFQLVASVNSQITQLGVKINTPYLCDALQIELPLQQVSGTILKTLIRGKGEAAMLAKVAIRELETVVSLAQGMGVQCPITVCPGLPINYERAKSGGIVWQLIGALKAKKKNPLTTIAVGGRYDAKLSEYQKSGISNGLQVPKVELSGAGFSFHLDKLVYATGSSVGCEPVEVMIYITGSRPPLKEVVQILRSFWAHGIKTGLLEGALSIEELAKEAGANLVVMLGEGGELRVRSWDHDRFQERHVTRPELISYMLKILRPDSSVNDLSAVLQNTSLASSASTKSIPSLLSGQSQNKSAASLDLIFLTSEKINTNKKRRYENLVEHKLSPVLAKFQKKEKISVIMVDLPNAPLRGLIGLLDPTECASHDESSPNSVELKSLIERYPKHKRNIMEIFGEIVDIFSESKAMPIVGVYSVLDSFCRLIL